The Acidimicrobiales bacterium genome includes a window with the following:
- the metH gene encoding methionine synthase gives MHDYLSLLGERVLIYDGATGTNLQLRELSADDFGGPSLEGCNEHLVLTRPDVVQDIHRSFLEVGVDAVKTNSFGAFSVVLADYGIADQAHTLARRSAELAREVADGYTTPDRPRFVAGAIGPGTKFPTLGQIPFAALRDAYQEEADGLLEGGVDLLLIETSFDLLSAKAAIIGARRAMRNVGREVPLQVQVTIELTGRMLPGTEIAAALCALEAMRPDVIGLNCATGPAEMYEPLRHLTAHSRIPISAQPNAGLPSVREGKMHYDLTPDELAEHLFTFAGELGVSVVGGCCGTTPAHMRAVVERCGGLASPSRPVVHEAGATSLYSFVPFAQETSFLVVGERTNANGSLRFREAMLAGDFDTTTAMARDQVKEGAHVIDVCVDYTGADGLANIGEVVSRLATQCSVPVMIDSTESDVVRTALEWLGGRSILNSVNLEDGDAPGTRLDAFLSLAAEHGAAVVCTCIDEEGQARTADWKVRAARAIHDLAVGRYGLSPEDLFFDPLALPLSTGMEESRRDGIETIEAIGRIKAELPGVHTVLGLSNVSFGLSAATRQVLNSVFLHECVQAGLDAAIVHAARILPLHRIDEQARELCLDLIYDRRREGYDPLSSLIEHFSGASHSSAAAEDRSGWPVEQRLSRRIVDGDRVGLEDDLDEALAAGTAALDIVNDTLLVGMKEVGELFASGEMQLPFVLQSAETMKAAVTHLEPHMERSESGGRGRVVLATVKGDVHDIGKNLVDIILTNNGYEVHNLGIKVPISDMLQRAEEVAADAIGMSGLLVKSTLIMRENLEEMNRRGVDKLPVLLGGAALTRSYVERDLRAVYKGRLFYGRDAFEGLRVLERLMELRDQGVEDPDFGRAPGGRVLPPRKSQRPRPEDAAPVRSTSVATDNPLFVPPFTGTRVAKGIPLDDITDYLNETALFRNQWGYRPEADENDADFKARVRAELRARLDAAKADDVLVPQVVWGYFPANSDGNDLIIWSDVDRTAELLRFSLPRQAVEPNLCIADFFRPITDEVTDVAAFFLATMGHKASERARELFAADRYLDYVGLHGLSVEMTEGLAELWHHRIREELGYASEDGPSLSGLFRQKYRGGRYSFGYPACPSLEDNAKVVELLRAERIGVTVSEGFQLEPEQTTLAIVCHHPQAKYFVV, from the coding sequence GTGCACGATTACCTCTCCCTGCTCGGTGAGCGCGTCCTCATCTACGACGGCGCGACCGGCACCAACCTGCAGCTGCGCGAGCTCTCGGCCGACGACTTCGGAGGGCCGTCGCTCGAGGGCTGCAACGAGCACCTCGTCCTCACCCGCCCCGACGTCGTGCAGGACATCCACCGCTCCTTCCTCGAGGTCGGCGTCGACGCGGTGAAGACGAACTCCTTCGGCGCGTTCTCGGTGGTGCTCGCCGACTACGGCATCGCCGACCAGGCGCACACCCTGGCGCGACGCTCCGCCGAGCTCGCCCGCGAGGTCGCCGACGGCTACACGACCCCGGACCGCCCCCGCTTCGTCGCCGGCGCGATCGGCCCCGGGACCAAGTTCCCGACGCTCGGCCAGATCCCCTTCGCGGCGCTCCGCGACGCGTACCAGGAGGAGGCCGACGGCCTCCTCGAAGGGGGCGTCGACCTGCTGCTCATCGAGACGAGCTTCGACCTGCTCTCCGCGAAGGCGGCGATCATCGGGGCCCGCCGAGCGATGCGCAACGTCGGCCGTGAGGTCCCCCTGCAGGTACAGGTGACGATCGAGCTCACCGGGCGGATGCTGCCGGGCACCGAGATCGCCGCCGCCCTCTGCGCCCTCGAGGCGATGCGCCCCGACGTCATCGGCCTCAACTGCGCGACCGGCCCCGCAGAGATGTACGAGCCGCTCCGCCACCTCACGGCGCACTCCCGGATCCCCATCTCCGCGCAGCCGAACGCGGGTCTGCCGAGTGTGCGTGAGGGCAAGATGCACTACGACCTCACCCCCGACGAGCTCGCCGAGCACCTCTTCACCTTCGCCGGCGAGCTCGGCGTCTCGGTGGTCGGCGGCTGCTGCGGCACGACCCCGGCGCACATGCGCGCCGTCGTCGAGCGCTGCGGCGGCCTCGCCTCGCCTTCCCGCCCGGTCGTGCACGAGGCGGGCGCGACCTCGCTCTACAGCTTCGTCCCCTTCGCCCAGGAGACCTCCTTCCTCGTCGTCGGGGAGCGGACCAACGCGAACGGCTCGCTGCGCTTTCGCGAGGCGATGCTCGCCGGTGACTTCGACACCACGACGGCGATGGCCCGCGACCAGGTGAAGGAGGGCGCGCACGTCATCGACGTGTGCGTCGACTACACCGGCGCGGACGGCCTGGCGAACATCGGCGAGGTCGTCTCCCGCCTCGCGACGCAGTGCTCGGTGCCGGTGATGATCGACTCCACCGAGTCCGACGTGGTGCGCACCGCCCTCGAGTGGCTCGGCGGGCGGAGCATCCTCAACTCGGTCAACCTCGAGGACGGCGACGCGCCGGGCACCCGCCTCGACGCCTTCCTCTCCCTCGCCGCGGAGCACGGAGCGGCGGTCGTCTGCACCTGCATCGACGAGGAGGGCCAGGCGCGCACCGCGGACTGGAAGGTGCGGGCCGCGAGGGCGATCCACGACCTCGCCGTCGGCCGCTACGGCCTCTCCCCCGAGGACCTCTTCTTCGACCCGCTCGCGCTGCCGCTCTCGACGGGGATGGAGGAGAGCCGCCGCGACGGGATCGAGACCATCGAGGCGATCGGGCGCATCAAGGCCGAGCTGCCCGGGGTGCACACCGTCCTCGGCCTCTCGAACGTCTCCTTCGGCCTCTCGGCCGCCACCCGCCAGGTCCTCAACTCGGTCTTCCTGCACGAGTGCGTGCAGGCGGGGCTCGACGCGGCGATCGTGCACGCGGCGCGCATCCTGCCGCTGCACCGCATCGACGAGCAGGCCCGCGAGCTCTGCCTCGACCTCATCTACGACCGGCGACGCGAGGGCTACGACCCGCTCTCCTCGCTGATCGAGCACTTCTCCGGCGCGAGCCACTCCTCGGCGGCCGCCGAGGACCGCAGCGGCTGGCCGGTCGAGCAGCGCCTCTCGCGGCGCATCGTCGACGGCGACCGCGTCGGGCTGGAGGACGACCTCGACGAGGCGCTGGCCGCGGGGACCGCGGCGCTCGACATCGTGAACGACACGCTCCTCGTCGGGATGAAGGAGGTCGGCGAGCTCTTCGCCTCGGGAGAGATGCAGCTCCCCTTCGTCCTCCAGTCCGCGGAGACGATGAAGGCCGCCGTCACCCACCTCGAGCCGCACATGGAGCGCAGCGAGAGCGGGGGACGCGGGCGGGTCGTCCTCGCCACGGTGAAGGGCGACGTGCACGACATCGGCAAGAACCTCGTCGACATCATCCTCACCAACAACGGCTACGAGGTGCACAACCTCGGCATCAAGGTGCCGATCAGCGACATGCTGCAGCGCGCCGAGGAGGTCGCCGCCGACGCGATCGGGATGAGCGGGCTGCTCGTGAAGTCGACGCTCATCATGCGCGAGAACCTCGAGGAGATGAACCGCCGCGGCGTCGACAAGCTGCCCGTGCTCCTCGGCGGTGCCGCCCTCACCCGCAGCTACGTCGAGCGCGACCTGCGCGCGGTCTACAAGGGGCGCCTCTTCTACGGGCGCGACGCCTTCGAGGGGCTGCGGGTCCTCGAGCGGCTGATGGAGCTGCGCGACCAGGGGGTCGAGGACCCCGACTTCGGGCGCGCCCCGGGCGGGCGGGTGCTGCCGCCCCGAAAGAGCCAGCGCCCCCGCCCCGAGGACGCCGCGCCGGTGCGCTCGACGAGCGTCGCTACCGACAACCCGCTCTTCGTGCCCCCCTTCACCGGGACGCGGGTGGCGAAGGGGATCCCCCTCGACGACATCACCGACTACCTGAACGAGACGGCGCTGTTCCGCAACCAGTGGGGCTACCGCCCCGAGGCCGACGAGAACGACGCCGACTTCAAGGCGCGAGTGCGCGCCGAGCTGCGCGCCCGCCTCGACGCGGCGAAGGCCGACGACGTCCTCGTCCCCCAGGTGGTGTGGGGCTACTTCCCCGCCAACTCCGACGGCAACGACCTCATCATCTGGTCCGACGTCGACCGCACCGCCGAGCTGCTGCGCTTCAGCCTCCCTCGCCAGGCGGTCGAGCCGAACCTGTGCATCGCCGACTTCTTCCGCCCGATCACCGACGAGGTCACCGACGTCGCCGCCTTCTTCCTCGCGACGATGGGGCACAAGGCGAGCGAGCGGGCCCGCGAGCTCTTCGCCGCCGACCGCTACCTCGACTACGTCGGGCTGCACGGCCTCTCGGTGGAGATGACCGAGGGCCTCGCCGAGCTCTGGCACCACCGCATCCGCGAGGAGCTCGGCTACGCCTCCGAGGACGGCCCCTCGCTCAGCGGGCTGTTCCGCCAGAAGTACCGCGGCGGGCGCTACTCCTTCGGCTACCCGGCCTGCCCGAGCCTCGAGGACAACGCGAAGGTCGTCGAGCTGCTACGCGCCGAGCGGATCGGCGTGACGGTCTCGGAGGGCTTCCAGCTCGAGCCCGAGCAGACCACCCTCGCGATCGTCTGCCACCACCCCCAGGCGAAGTACTTCGTCGTCTGA
- a CDS encoding Ig domain-containing protein, protein MAPLAASAATAVFNTGVTLQLPANANTSSPSAFFSNISCASVGNCVAVGQYTDTANNQQGLAVAETGGTFATAVEVALPGNAMATARAQTASLNGVSCSSVGNCSAVGNYTDSTGSEQTMAVTIANGTAATAVEASLPANAFATVGQQFAELDAVSCSSVGNCTAVGDYAIAPSNQQAMSLNETSGGWSTAVEVASPASTSTNPTGTLHSISCTSAGNCTAVGNYADTASTLSLMVATQNGGSFGAAALVAPPSAAPSSQRTANFTGVSCPSAGNCTAVGFFTDAAGDFEPLTSTQSSGTFAPSVQLGLPSNAVSIPGDQAATMNGVSCTSPGNCTAVGGYTLDATFDGASMMATETSGTFATPTALVAPANATTVAMSEFSSPAAISCPVSGVCTAAGEYNDTSTPIKTLPLAFTSLAQLALTTSSLPAATTGVSYSSSLATSGGSGNFSYSVSSGSLPAGLSLSSAGVISGTPTAVGASPVTFKVSDNGPPAQSATAALSLAVVAGSAPLPVGISASSVGTPTTGTVVAGLATTLKATDSNGSATLTIPPGALPPGTVVSLYPILVSTTLASELPKGKGYELGFAISWVTPSGTSPPASKPIRLVVLDKTIHRGDSIYQVVPTGLHLNATATHSGMTTIPFSYDPAFVIAATPRAGLVRTVGKIKSPKQVTMMFSCRAGVLCQGTAALTVARNHMVGKHMVVRHVALATAKVSLGAGKNGRVAFRLTPAGVTSFANSGSFTYYRMSVVARIQGAKVAVFPAAVR, encoded by the coding sequence GTGGCACCGCTCGCGGCCTCCGCGGCGACGGCCGTCTTCAACACGGGCGTCACGCTGCAACTGCCGGCGAACGCCAACACCTCCTCGCCCAGCGCTTTCTTCAGCAACATCAGCTGTGCTTCGGTCGGGAACTGCGTGGCGGTCGGCCAGTACACCGACACCGCCAATAACCAGCAGGGCTTGGCCGTCGCCGAGACAGGCGGTACCTTCGCCACCGCCGTCGAGGTCGCCCTCCCCGGCAACGCAATGGCGACCGCCAGAGCCCAGACCGCCTCGCTCAACGGCGTCAGCTGCTCGAGCGTCGGCAACTGCTCCGCAGTCGGCAACTACACCGATTCCACGGGTTCTGAGCAGACGATGGCGGTCACCATCGCGAACGGGACCGCCGCGACAGCCGTCGAGGCCTCCCTCCCCGCCAACGCATTCGCCACTGTCGGCCAGCAGTTCGCCGAGCTTGACGCGGTCAGCTGCTCGAGTGTCGGCAACTGCACCGCTGTCGGTGACTACGCCATCGCTCCTTCGAACCAGCAGGCGATGTCGCTCAACGAGACCTCGGGCGGCTGGTCGACCGCCGTCGAGGTCGCCAGCCCCGCGTCGACTTCGACGAACCCCACCGGCACCCTCCACTCCATCAGCTGCACCAGCGCAGGCAACTGCACAGCGGTCGGTAACTACGCGGACACCGCCAGCACCCTGTCGCTGATGGTCGCCACGCAAAACGGCGGCTCCTTCGGCGCCGCTGCGCTCGTGGCGCCTCCCTCCGCCGCTCCCTCGAGCCAGCGGACCGCCAACTTCACGGGGGTCAGTTGCCCGAGCGCCGGTAACTGCACCGCCGTTGGCTTCTTCACCGACGCGGCGGGCGATTTCGAGCCGCTGACGTCGACGCAGAGCTCGGGGACCTTCGCGCCGTCGGTGCAGCTCGGCCTTCCGTCCAATGCCGTGAGCATCCCCGGCGATCAGGCCGCCACGATGAACGGCGTCAGCTGCACGAGCCCAGGGAACTGCACCGCGGTCGGGGGCTACACCCTCGACGCCACCTTTGACGGAGCCTCGATGATGGCGACGGAGACCTCCGGTACCTTCGCTACCCCCACTGCGCTCGTGGCGCCGGCGAACGCGACCACGGTCGCCATGAGCGAGTTCTCCTCACCGGCGGCAATTTCCTGTCCCGTCTCGGGAGTCTGCACGGCCGCCGGTGAGTACAACGACACCAGCACGCCGATCAAGACGCTGCCGTTGGCGTTCACCTCTCTCGCACAGCTCGCCCTCACGACCTCGAGCCTTCCGGCCGCGACCACCGGCGTGAGCTATTCCTCCTCGCTCGCCACTTCGGGCGGTTCGGGCAACTTCAGCTACTCGGTCAGCTCAGGGTCACTCCCCGCTGGTCTCAGCTTGAGCTCGGCAGGGGTGATCTCCGGGACGCCGACCGCGGTCGGCGCCTCGCCGGTGACCTTCAAGGTCTCTGACAACGGACCGCCGGCACAGTCGGCGACCGCGGCGCTCTCGCTCGCCGTTGTGGCGGGCAGCGCGCCCCTCCCCGTTGGTATCAGCGCTTCGTCTGTCGGCACGCCGACGACCGGCACCGTGGTCGCCGGTCTCGCGACCACGCTGAAGGCGACCGACTCCAACGGTTCGGCGACCCTCACGATTCCCCCCGGCGCATTGCCGCCGGGCACGGTCGTCAGCCTCTATCCGATCCTCGTCAGCACGACGCTCGCCAGTGAACTGCCCAAGGGTAAGGGCTACGAGCTCGGCTTCGCGATCTCGTGGGTCACGCCGTCCGGCACCTCGCCGCCCGCGAGCAAGCCGATCAGACTGGTGGTGCTCGACAAGACGATCCACCGTGGCGACTCCATCTACCAGGTCGTCCCCACGGGCCTGCACCTGAACGCCACTGCGACCCACTCCGGCATGACCACCATCCCCTTCAGCTACGACCCCGCCTTCGTCATCGCCGCGACGCCCAGGGCCGGCCTCGTGCGGACCGTGGGCAAGATCAAGTCGCCCAAGCAGGTGACGATGATGTTCAGTTGCCGGGCCGGCGTCCTCTGCCAGGGCACGGCGGCGCTGACGGTGGCCCGTAACCACATGGTCGGCAAGCACATGGTCGTCCGTCACGTGGCGCTCGCCACCGCCAAGGTGTCGCTCGGTGCCGGGAAGAATGGCCGCGTCGCCTTCCGTCTCACGCCGGCGGGCGTCACGAGCTTTGCGAACAGCGGCTCGTTCACCTACTACCGGATGAGCGTCGTCGCCCGCATCCAGGGCGCGAAGGTGGCCGTCTTCCCGGCCGCGGTGCGGTAG
- a CDS encoding TIGR03086 family metal-binding protein has translation MGSLEDLQQAGSAFGELVAGTSAAQLAAATPCSEWDVRALLNHVVTGTQWFTTMLRAEPAPDRSVDQLGEDPAAAYRAALGEFVGALGEPGALEASYEGHRLGAVSGARLAAMRTNEYMVHGWDLANATGQSAAVLPEALVPGCIALYEEMLAGRPREPGGAFGVPVELAADAPPLDRLAAFFGRTPR, from the coding sequence GTGGGGAGCCTGGAAGACCTGCAGCAGGCGGGGAGCGCCTTCGGCGAGCTCGTCGCCGGCACGAGCGCCGCACAGCTCGCCGCGGCGACGCCCTGCAGCGAGTGGGACGTGCGCGCGCTGCTCAACCACGTCGTCACCGGTACGCAGTGGTTCACGACGATGCTGCGTGCCGAGCCCGCGCCCGACCGCAGCGTCGACCAGCTCGGCGAGGACCCGGCGGCGGCCTACCGGGCGGCGCTCGGAGAATTCGTCGGCGCGCTCGGCGAGCCGGGGGCGCTCGAGGCCAGCTACGAGGGGCACCGCCTCGGCGCCGTGAGCGGCGCTCGCCTCGCGGCGATGCGGACCAACGAGTACATGGTGCACGGCTGGGACCTCGCGAACGCCACCGGGCAGTCGGCGGCGGTGCTTCCCGAGGCGCTCGTGCCGGGCTGCATCGCCCTCTACGAGGAGATGCTCGCCGGCCGGCCACGCGAGCCCGGCGGCGCTTTCGGCGTCCCCGTCGAGCTCGCCGCGGACGCGCCGCCCCTCGACCGCCTCGCCGCCTTCTTCGGTCGCACGCCCCGCTGA